The Prochlorococcus marinus str. MIT 9301 genome window below encodes:
- a CDS encoding TIGR02466 family protein produces the protein MNIKINPKFLFPTQYWEVELKESIKELQNESYIIKKNDQEGVIKSNTGLNGYHSKDIRNFENIPKINKLMFEIANCVNSIHQVSRRGKLNLANFWINISGKGASNSPHVHSGNNYSGVFFIKIPKEMSGGRFLFYRNFNDAALNSMAYMGQFKDGYKMQSYDYPIITIPPKENMLLVFPSWVPHAVETNLSDEDRISLSFNFILNRSLP, from the coding sequence CCAAAATTTTTATTTCCTACCCAATATTGGGAAGTTGAATTAAAAGAAAGTATAAAAGAATTGCAAAATGAGTCATATATAATTAAGAAAAATGATCAGGAAGGGGTTATAAAAAGTAATACTGGTTTAAACGGATATCACTCTAAAGATATAAGGAATTTTGAAAATATCCCAAAAATCAATAAGTTGATGTTTGAGATAGCTAATTGTGTTAATTCAATTCATCAAGTCAGTAGAAGGGGGAAACTTAATTTGGCTAATTTTTGGATAAATATTAGTGGGAAAGGAGCCTCTAATTCTCCTCATGTACATTCCGGCAATAATTATTCGGGTGTTTTTTTTATAAAAATACCTAAAGAAATGAGTGGAGGAAGATTTCTTTTTTATAGAAATTTTAATGATGCAGCATTAAATTCAATGGCTTACATGGGTCAATTTAAAGATGGTTATAAAATGCAGTCCTATGATTATCCGATTATCACAATTCCTCCAAAAGAAAATATGTTGTTAGTTTTCCCTTCTTGGGTTCCTCATGCAGTAGAGACAAATTTATCTGATGAGGACCGTATAAGTCTTTCATTTAACTTTATTTTAAATAGATCTTTGCCCTGA